One window from the genome of Desulfofundulus luciae encodes:
- a CDS encoding NifB/NifX family molybdenum-iron cluster-binding protein, whose translation MTINTLMVDISRGGLISRRQVRLDDLGWPSRVEQMVHLGVEVLICGGISNFLYHQLVARGIQVIPWVTGDVEEVLQAYLQDQLNQEKFAMPGCRRWRHRHRGGP comes from the coding sequence TTGACAATCAACACGCTGATGGTGGATATCAGCCGGGGAGGACTCATTTCTCGAAGGCAAGTAAGGCTGGATGATTTGGGCTGGCCTTCCCGGGTTGAGCAAATGGTTCATCTTGGCGTAGAAGTGCTTATTTGCGGCGGCATTAGCAACTTTCTTTATCATCAGCTTGTCGCCCGGGGAATACAGGTAATTCCCTGGGTGACGGGTGATGTGGAGGAAGTTTTACAGGCCTATCTTCAAGACCAGTTAAACCAGGAAAAATTTGCCATGCCCGGTTGCCGCAGGTGGCGGCATCGCCACCGCGGGGGGCCGTGA